Proteins found in one Amycolatopsis aidingensis genomic segment:
- the pucL gene encoding factor-independent urate hydroxylase, which produces MGITLGPNQYGKAEVRLVTVRRDGPTHHLKDLTVSTALRGDLADTHLSGDNTAVVATDTQKNTVYAFAKEQPVGEIEDFALRLGRHFVAGFEQITGARVLVEEHGWDRITVGGGPHDHAFSRAGSERRTTAVTVRGEQAWVVSGLTDLVLLKSTGSEFHGFPRDRYTTLAETTDRILATAVTARWRYTGLDLDWGASFPEIRRILLETFATQHSLSLQQTLYAMGEAVLRQRDEVAEIRLSLPNKHHFLVDLSPFGLTNDNEVFHAADRPYGLIEGSVLREDAPDPGPAWHTLDTY; this is translated from the coding sequence GTGGGAATCACCCTGGGACCCAACCAGTACGGCAAGGCCGAGGTCCGGCTGGTCACCGTGCGCAGGGACGGGCCGACACATCACCTGAAGGACCTGACCGTGTCCACCGCGCTGCGCGGCGACCTTGCGGACACCCATCTTTCCGGGGACAACACCGCGGTGGTGGCCACGGACACGCAGAAGAACACGGTGTACGCCTTCGCCAAGGAGCAGCCGGTCGGCGAGATCGAGGACTTCGCCCTGCGGCTTGGCAGGCATTTCGTGGCCGGTTTCGAGCAGATCACCGGCGCGCGGGTGCTGGTCGAGGAGCACGGCTGGGACCGGATCACCGTCGGCGGCGGCCCGCACGACCACGCGTTCTCCCGCGCCGGATCGGAACGTCGCACCACCGCCGTCACCGTGCGGGGCGAGCAGGCCTGGGTCGTCTCCGGCCTGACCGATCTCGTACTACTGAAGTCCACCGGTTCGGAGTTCCACGGTTTCCCGCGGGACCGCTACACCACCCTCGCCGAGACCACCGACCGGATCCTCGCCACCGCGGTCACCGCCCGCTGGCGCTACACCGGCCTGGACCTGGACTGGGGCGCGAGCTTCCCGGAGATCCGCCGGATCCTGCTGGAAACCTTCGCCACCCAGCACAGCCTCTCCCTGCAGCAGACCCTTTACGCGATGGGCGAAGCCGTGTTGCGCCAACGGGACGAGGTCGCCGAGATACGCCTCTCGCTGCCGAACAAGCACCACTTCCTTGTCGACCTCTCCCCCTTCGGCCTCACCAACGACAACGAGGTATTCCACGCCGCCGACCGGCCGTACGGGTTGATCGAGGGCAGCGTCCTGCGCGAGGACGCCCCGGACCCCGGCCCGGCCTGGCACACCCTCGACACCTACTGA
- a CDS encoding nucleobase:cation symporter-2 family protein, with the protein MVTTAEPAVHPVDAKPPTIQLLLGGVQHVAAMYAGVVAPPLIIGAAVGLDAGQLSLLISASLFTAGLATLLQTLGVWRFGARLPLVNGVTFAAVAPVLAIVEQHGTSGSLGVVYGATLVGGGLVVLAAPFFSRLTRFFPPLVTGTVITLIGVSLLPVAVGWIADQRDAVRPTGLLLAGFTLLAVLACNRFLSGFLSRIALLLGLVAGTLLAWPLGEVDPDALAAAPAFGIASPFHFGTPSFEIAAIVSMAIVMLVVMAESTADMLALGEIVRRPTGEKTLADGLRADGLATAAATVFGGFACTAFAQNVGLVALTRMYSRYVVAASGAILVLLGMFPVTGGIVALVPHPVLGGAGLVLFGSVAVSGVRTLAKASFDRPANTTIVAAALGIGLIPIAAPEFYAGFPSAVRTVLDSGISAGCITAVVLNLLFGERVTGARTPGATR; encoded by the coding sequence ATGGTCACCACCGCGGAACCGGCCGTGCATCCGGTCGACGCGAAACCGCCCACCATCCAGTTGCTCCTCGGCGGGGTGCAGCATGTCGCGGCGATGTACGCCGGGGTGGTCGCGCCCCCGTTGATCATCGGCGCCGCGGTGGGGCTGGACGCGGGTCAGCTGAGCCTGCTGATCAGCGCGAGCCTGTTCACCGCGGGCCTGGCCACCCTGCTGCAGACGCTGGGGGTGTGGCGGTTCGGCGCACGGTTGCCGCTGGTGAACGGCGTGACCTTCGCGGCGGTGGCGCCGGTACTGGCGATCGTGGAGCAGCACGGGACGAGTGGTTCGCTCGGCGTGGTCTACGGCGCCACCTTGGTCGGCGGCGGGCTGGTGGTACTGGCCGCACCGTTCTTCTCCCGGCTCACCAGGTTCTTTCCACCGCTGGTCACCGGCACGGTGATCACCTTGATCGGCGTCTCCCTGCTGCCGGTCGCGGTGGGCTGGATCGCCGACCAGCGGGACGCGGTGCGGCCAACCGGGCTGCTGCTGGCCGGATTCACCCTGCTCGCGGTGCTGGCGTGCAACCGCTTCCTCTCCGGATTCCTCAGCCGGATCGCGTTGCTGCTCGGGCTGGTGGCGGGCACCCTGCTGGCCTGGCCGCTGGGTGAGGTCGATCCGGACGCGCTGGCCGCGGCGCCGGCCTTCGGCATCGCCAGCCCGTTCCACTTCGGTACGCCGAGCTTCGAGATCGCGGCGATCGTGTCCATGGCCATCGTGATGCTGGTGGTGATGGCCGAGAGCACCGCCGACATGCTGGCGCTCGGCGAGATCGTGCGGCGGCCGACCGGGGAGAAGACGCTGGCCGACGGCCTGCGCGCGGACGGGCTCGCCACCGCGGCCGCCACCGTGTTCGGCGGGTTCGCCTGCACGGCCTTCGCGCAGAACGTCGGGCTGGTCGCGCTGACCAGGATGTACAGCCGCTACGTGGTGGCGGCCAGCGGGGCGATCCTGGTGCTGCTGGGCATGTTCCCGGTGACCGGCGGAATCGTCGCGCTGGTACCGCACCCCGTGCTCGGCGGCGCCGGGCTGGTGCTGTTCGGCAGCGTGGCGGTCAGCGGGGTACGAACCCTGGCCAAGGCCTCCTTCGACCGGCCGGCGAACACCACGATCGTGGCCGCCGCGCTCGGTATCGGCCTGATCCCGATCGCGGCGCCGGAGTTCTACGCCGGATTCCCTTCCGCGGTACGGACCGTGCTGGACTCCGGGATCAGCGCCGGGTGCATCACCGCGGTCGTGCTCAACCTGCTGTTCGGCGAGCGCGTCACCGGGGCACGAACTCCCGGAGCAACTCGGTGA
- a CDS encoding alpha/beta fold hydrolase, with amino-acid sequence MAEVELSAGPVEYADTGGDGPVLVLLHGVTIDGSVWRKVVSGLGAQYRCITPTLPLGAHRKPMNPEADLSLRGMALLVEEFLERLDLREVTLVLNDWGGAQILFAEERTERIARLVLTSCEAFDNYPPGLPGRVLDLVLRVPGGLALLMKALLHLPPLRRAPGAWGWMSKRPVPDEVIRGWFRPAATNPEIRRDLARYALSVPPREALLEWAWRMRSFDRPVLIVWATEDKLMPLEHGHRLDTLFPDAAIVEVEDSYTLIPEDQPELLTELLREFVPR; translated from the coding sequence GACACCGGTGGTGACGGTCCGGTGCTGGTCCTGCTGCACGGCGTCACGATCGACGGCTCGGTCTGGCGCAAGGTGGTGTCCGGCCTGGGTGCGCAGTACCGGTGTATCACGCCGACGCTGCCGCTCGGGGCGCATCGCAAGCCGATGAACCCGGAAGCCGACCTGTCCCTGCGCGGGATGGCGCTGCTGGTCGAGGAGTTCCTGGAGCGGCTGGACCTGCGCGAGGTGACCCTGGTGCTGAACGACTGGGGCGGCGCACAGATCCTGTTCGCCGAGGAGCGCACCGAGCGGATCGCCCGGCTGGTGCTCACCTCCTGCGAGGCCTTCGACAACTACCCGCCGGGCCTGCCCGGCCGTGTGCTCGACCTGGTGCTGCGGGTGCCGGGCGGGCTGGCCCTGCTGATGAAGGCGCTGCTGCACCTTCCGCCGCTGCGCCGGGCCCCCGGCGCCTGGGGTTGGATGTCCAAACGGCCGGTGCCGGACGAGGTGATCCGCGGCTGGTTCCGGCCCGCGGCCACCAACCCGGAGATCCGCAGGGATCTCGCCAGGTACGCGCTGTCGGTGCCGCCGAGGGAGGCCCTGCTGGAGTGGGCGTGGCGGATGCGGTCCTTCGACCGGCCGGTGCTGATCGTGTGGGCCACCGAGGACAAGCTGATGCCGCTGGAACACGGGCACCGGCTGGACACCCTGTTCCCGGACGCCGCGATCGTGGAGGTCGAGGACAGCTACACGCTCATCCCCGAAGATCAGCCGGAACTGCTCACCGAGTTGCTCCGGGAGTTCGTGCCCCGGTGA